TGCGGCTTGCAGGTATTCGCGGACATCAGCCTCGTCGTCCACGACCAAAACGCGCTTTGGCCTTGTCTCATTCATGGTTTCTGCTCGCTCGATCGCGGCGCCGATGCGGTTGCATCGCGTGCGATCGCCTTGAGACGCTCGCGTGAAAGCCGGATGCGGAAGGTGGATCCTTGTCCAGAAGTCGAATCGACCTCCATCCGACCGCCGTGTTCCTGCACGATTTTTCGCGTCGTCAGGAGTCCCAATCCTGTTCCCTTGGTGCCTTTGGTTGTGAAAAAGGTGGTGAACAACTTTTCCTTGAGTTCCTCGTCTATGCCGCTGCCGTTATCGTCAACCTCGAATATCAGATCGCCCTCATCCTCGCGCGTTCGCAGCACGACTTTGCCGCCCCCCTCTGCACGCATGGCAGCAGCATCCACCGCGTTGGAAAGCAGGTTTGTGACGCAGGTCTCCATTCCCTGGCGATCCAACGGGGCAGGGCTCACTTGTGGGTCCGCTTCAAGCACCAACTCAACGCCTTGCATGCGAGCGGCGTCAACATAAAGGTTCACGATGTCGCGGGCCAACGTGTTGGGGTCGGTGGGATGAAGTTCCGGTATACGGCCTTTGGCAAAGCTGAGGAAGTCTTTCACCAGGGCGTTGGTTTTTTCGAAGTTGCGTTGCAGCATTTGCCAGCCGGAGGCAATTCGCTTGGTATCACCGCGCGACAGGCCGCTATCCATCATGTACATCCCGCCCTCGACTCCCATGAGAAGATTTTTGATGGTGTGTGCGAGTCCGGCCACGGTCTGACCGACGGTGGCCATGCGCTCTGCCTCGAGTTTTTCCTGTTCCAGGCGCATGATTCCGCGTAGATCCTCGAGAAAAGCTGCGCGCCCGAGATGTTGCCGGCCACTCTTTAGCTCAACGGCTGATAAATGGACCGGGATTTCCTGTCCTCGGGTCGTACGTACGGCAATCTCCGGCAGATCCAGTAGTTTTTTGTCGCACGCCTCGGACTCCGAGAACTCTTGCGGCAGCAACTCCTTGAGCCGGGCTGCAGCGGGAAGCTGGAGAGTCGTCCATCCCAGCAGATCGCGTGCCGCGGGGTTCATAAGCTTGGGATTGCCGGTTGGGTCGACGGCGAGAATGCCCGCAGGCGAGTTCTGGATCAATGCCTCGTAGAAATCCTGCGTCTTTCTGAGCTCACGTTCCAACTCATAAACCTGGCTGATGTCGGTCGCCATCTGGATGACATGCGCAACGCCTTCATCGCTGCGCGAAAGCGGCGAACTGGTGACGAAGTAATGCGCGGGCGACCCGTCCGGGTGGACGCCCACCTCACTGGAAACGTGTTCAGCGCCGTCGGCGAAAGTCATAGCAGCAGTGCAGTTGCGGCAAGGGGTCTTGCGCCGTTTGCAGACCTGATAGCAACACTTGCCCTCCGGATCCCCGAAAGTTTCGCGGAATCGCGTATTC
This window of the Terriglobia bacterium genome carries:
- a CDS encoding PAS domain-containing protein — its product is MLQAPFNVAVINRDHKIVAANENFEEYFGNWRNRHCYEVYKGKSQICENCQSEVTFADGRVRVSDETGIDRHGRSCQYALHLSPLKDKSGAINHIVQITTDLTETRTWQRQYDLLFERVPCSAFVIDRDFHLVRVNTRFRETFGDPEGKCCYQVCKRRKTPCRNCTAAMTFADGAEHVSSEVGVHPDGSPAHYFVTSSPLSRSDEGVAHVIQMATDISQVYELERELRKTQDFYEALIQNSPAGILAVDPTGNPKLMNPAARDLLGWTTLQLPAAARLKELLPQEFSESEACDKKLLDLPEIAVRTTRGQEIPVHLSAVELKSGRQHLGRAAFLEDLRGIMRLEQEKLEAERMATVGQTVAGLAHTIKNLLMGVEGGMYMMDSGLSRGDTKRIASGWQMLQRNFEKTNALVKDFLSFAKGRIPELHPTDPNTLARDIVNLYVDAARMQGVELVLEADPQVSPAPLDRQGMETCVTNLLSNAVDAAAMRAEGGGKVVLRTREDEGDLIFEVDDNGSGIDEELKEKLFTTFFTTKGTKGTGLGLLTTRKIVQEHGGRMEVDSTSGQGSTFRIRLSRERLKAIARDATASAPRSSEQKP